The genomic window CCAGCGCCGATAACTCGGTATTTTGTAGCAGCGCCAGTGCCGCCGCTTGGGCATAGTTTCCGCCCGAGCCGATAGCGACTAAGTCGTGTTCTGGCTGCACTACATCGCCATTACCTGTGATGATGAGTGACGCTTCTGCATCCGCCACGACCAGCATAGCTTCGAGTTTGCGTAGTATTCGGTCGGTACGCCAATCTTTGGCCAGTTCGACGGCCGAGCGCAGTAAATGGCCTTGGTGCATTTCGAGTTTGGACTCGAAACGCTCGAATAGGGTGAAGGCATCGGCGGTGCCGCCTGCAAAACCGGCCAGCACTTTGTTGTGATACAAGCGACGCACTTTCTTGGCGTTACCTTTCATGACGGTATTGCCTAGGGAGACTTGGCCATCGCCGGCGATGACAACTTGATTATTACGGCGTACTGATACGATAGTGGTCACAATGAATCCTCTTCTCTGGCCCGAGGGTTAAATCACTCGGTGGATGATGGAGTAGATATGGGGATAGATGGCAATAATTCAAGTTATCGAAGAAAAAGCCACAGGGAGTCGGGGATTTTTTGCCCTGTGGCGAACGTTGATCTACTGGTGCGTTAAGGTGCATCTGGTGGTGGTAAGGTTGAACGACCGACTTCAGTCTTTCCACTGTAGGGATAGTATTTAAAATCCCAGTTTTCACTACCGATGCTGCGGTCGTCCGAAACATAGTTGAAGATACAGTAAGCATTGGGAGCTGTTATGTCGATGGCACCGTACCAGTAAACAATATCGACATTGGGTTCAGTGCTCCAAGAGTATTGGTCTGCAATGACAAATTCATTATTAGCCAACAGACCTTGCCATAACTGACCGCAATAATCGCCCTGCAACTTAGAGCCTGCATCAGCAGTTGAAGTCTCTGTTCCCAACGGAAAACCAGTGGTGGTTGAGTCTAGAGTGCCATCACCATAACAGGCGAGATCTTGGGTGTAGCCCGAGTGACCGCCCGCAAGCCAGCAACTGTGATACAGCTTTACGCCAGAGGTAAAAGCAGCGAAGGCGGCCTTGGCCCTGGCATCGTGAGCATCTTGACTCAGGTTTAAAAACCGTGGTGCCGCGACCACAGCAAGTATTCCTAAGATGATGATAACGACCACTAGTTCGATTAAGGTAAATCCCTTGGATGTGTGTAGACGGCTCATATTAGTTACCTGCTGCTAAGAGAGCCGCATTTTAACTTAAATCGAGGAAGTGGTCATTAAGCTGTTGATAGTAATTAACTTTGTTAATTATATGTTTCGCTGTGTTGCTAGTGTTAGGGGCATACTGCAAAAGATCAATTACAGCCTTAATCTTGTTTATATGCTTGCAGTGTCCCCCCTTGAAACGCTCGCGAAATGCTATTTATGAGTATGTTTTTCTAATGATTCTTTCAGTGCCTGTTGCTGCGCAAGGCAATCTTGCTTAGCTTTGCCCGACATATCATTACAACTTTGGCCCTTATCTGTACCTTCTAACATGGCCGCAGCAACATAAACTGCTGCGTCAGTTTTATTACAGTCTTGATCGCCAGCAGGGTATGTCTTATTGCATTTATTACTAACCAGTGTGTTTGTCAGGCATCCGCTCAGGGAGCTAACAATAAAGACACTAAATAGGATGGTGATGAAGGTTTTAGACATAAATTCTTCCTTGATTAAGTTTAAAGCTTACTGATGAGTCACTGATGATGTATCAAAAACATTATGGTTGGAACAGCAAAATTTACTTTGTTTGTGGCTGGAGGGTGAGTTTTATAAACCAAATTGAGCCCATAAAAAATCCCCGAGGGAACTGGCGCCCTCGGGGGAAGGTTCAAAAGCAGTGGATCTTTAATGCCTGTGGCATAAAGGAGAGAACCTAGGCTGAGTGTGGCAGTTTATGTTTAGGTGGACAAAGCTAAAGATACAAACTGCGA from Shewanella putrefaciens includes these protein-coding regions:
- a CDS encoding type II secretion system protein yields the protein MSRLHTSKGFTLIELVVVIIILGILAVVAAPRFLNLSQDAHDARAKAAFAAFTSGVKLYHSCWLAGGHSGYTQDLACYGDGTLDSTTTGFPLGTETSTADAGSKLQGDYCGQLWQGLLANNEFVIADQYSWSTEPNVDIVYWYGAIDITAPNAYCIFNYVSDDRSIGSENWDFKYYPYSGKTEVGRSTLPPPDAP
- the hslV gene encoding ATP-dependent protease subunit HslV, translated to MTTIVSVRRNNQVVIAGDGQVSLGNTVMKGNAKKVRRLYHNKVLAGFAGGTADAFTLFERFESKLEMHQGHLLRSAVELAKDWRTDRILRKLEAMLVVADAEASLIITGNGDVVQPEHDLVAIGSGGNYAQAAALALLQNTELSALEIAEKSLTIAGDICVFTNQFKTIEELNY